In Cognatishimia sp. WU-CL00825, one genomic interval encodes:
- a CDS encoding peptide ABC transporter substrate-binding protein: MKKTTFALALTFTTALSSTAFAADVPTGTKLAADQTYTYRILDEFASLDPQLNEGVAGSVVLRDLFEGLYNQDSEGNNVPGVATHHDVSADNMTYTFHLRQDAKWSDGKPVTAHDFVYGWKRAVDPALASPYAWYMELMSVKNGAEIISGEKTPDDLGVSATDDYTFVVNLTQPLPYFAEMVTHTTTFPAPKWAVEAHGDSWIRPGNMVGNGAYTLTEHVLKERSTRVRNPNYWDNENTVLDTVVALVIGDDAQGLTRYRAGELDKTDIPAGQYPALKDEFPAEAIAVPRLCNYYFSYNLASGPEAFQDVRVRKALALALDRNVIVDQVLQGGQFPAYNFTPSATAGFDVPEIDYAGLSQAERDAMAVELLAEAGYGKGGKPLAFKYLYNTSEAHQSVAIVATQMWKQKLGIEVTLENQEWKVFLENRGNQNFEMARGAWCGDYNEASTFLDLLVSSSGYNDAKFSNARVDELMAMAKSSQDAGPLYTEVEQILSQEMPVIPVYHYSANMMLKDNVMGWPVKNVQQQTYSKDLFKVAK; encoded by the coding sequence ATGAAAAAAACCACTTTTGCCCTTGCGCTCACGTTCACCACGGCCCTGTCGTCCACGGCCTTTGCTGCAGATGTGCCCACTGGTACAAAACTGGCCGCTGACCAGACCTATACCTATCGTATTTTAGATGAATTTGCTTCGCTGGACCCACAGCTGAACGAAGGCGTCGCAGGGTCCGTTGTATTGCGTGACCTTTTCGAAGGCCTCTACAATCAGGACTCCGAAGGCAACAACGTGCCGGGCGTGGCCACCCACCATGATGTCAGCGCAGATAACATGACCTATACATTCCACCTGCGCCAAGACGCAAAATGGTCTGACGGCAAGCCGGTGACCGCCCATGATTTCGTGTATGGCTGGAAACGCGCCGTCGATCCGGCGCTTGCATCGCCTTATGCATGGTACATGGAATTGATGTCTGTCAAAAACGGTGCCGAAATTATTTCCGGTGAAAAAACCCCTGACGACCTCGGCGTGTCAGCCACCGATGATTACACCTTTGTGGTCAACCTCACGCAGCCCCTGCCGTATTTCGCTGAAATGGTCACCCATACGACCACATTCCCAGCGCCAAAATGGGCGGTCGAAGCCCATGGCGATTCTTGGATCCGTCCGGGCAACATGGTTGGCAACGGTGCCTACACTTTGACAGAGCACGTGCTCAAAGAGCGCTCGACTCGCGTGCGCAACCCGAACTACTGGGACAACGAAAACACGGTTCTAGACACCGTTGTTGCGCTGGTGATTGGCGATGACGCCCAGGGTTTGACCCGCTATCGCGCGGGCGAATTGGACAAGACCGACATTCCAGCCGGCCAGTATCCTGCGCTGAAAGACGAATTCCCGGCTGAAGCCATCGCGGTTCCACGTCTGTGCAATTACTATTTCTCCTATAACCTGGCGAGCGGCCCGGAAGCCTTCCAAGATGTGCGCGTGCGCAAGGCGCTGGCCTTGGCCTTGGATCGTAACGTGATTGTCGATCAGGTTCTGCAAGGCGGCCAATTCCCAGCCTATAATTTTACCCCCTCGGCAACCGCGGGCTTTGATGTGCCAGAGATCGACTATGCGGGTCTCAGCCAAGCAGAGCGCGACGCCATGGCGGTCGAATTGCTGGCAGAGGCGGGCTATGGCAAGGGCGGCAAGCCTTTGGCGTTCAAATATCTTTATAACACCTCCGAAGCGCACCAGTCTGTTGCGATTGTGGCCACGCAGATGTGGAAACAAAAGCTTGGCATCGAAGTCACCTTGGAAAATCAGGAATGGAAAGTCTTTCTGGAAAACCGTGGCAACCAAAACTTTGAAATGGCCCGTGGCGCATGGTGTGGTGATTATAACGAAGCTTCTACCTTCCTTGACCTGCTGGTGTCGTCTTCTGGCTACAACGACGCCAAATTCAGCAACGCACGTGTCGACGAGCTGATGGCCATGGCAAAATCCTCGCAGGACGCCGGGCCGCTGTACACCGAAGTCGAGCAGATCTTGTCCCAAGAGATGCCGGTGATCCCGGTCTATCACTACTCTGCAAACATGATGCTGAAAGACAACGTCATGGGCTGGCCTGTGAAAAACGTACAGCAACAGACCTACTCAAAAGACCTCTTCAAAGTGGCCAAATAA
- a CDS encoding ABC transporter permease subunit has protein sequence MLNYTLRRLMAVIPTILILIVACFFLMRLAPGGPFTSERPLPPAVMKNVLERYGLDEPLYVQLWTYLKNIVLHFDFGPSFAQKDRSVNDLIAQGFPVTLTYGFFSAIFVLAIGIPLGVVAALRHNSFWDYVMTGLAIFSQIFPNFVLAPIMVLLFTLSWGLLPGGGWNGGQWPYVIMPAVALGTSYMASVARLTRGSLLETLSAPYIRTARAKGLPEHTVLIRHALKPALLPVISYMGPVFVYMITGSVFIDIFFSTGGIGQNFIDAAYTRDYAVILGLAILYSVLTFVLLLLVDLIYAWIDPKVRSDMS, from the coding sequence ATGCTTAATTACACCCTGCGCCGCCTAATGGCGGTGATCCCCACAATTCTGATTCTGATTGTGGCCTGCTTTTTCCTGATGCGTCTCGCGCCCGGCGGACCCTTCACCTCAGAGCGCCCCCTGCCGCCCGCCGTTATGAAAAACGTGCTTGAACGCTATGGGCTGGACGAGCCGCTTTACGTGCAGCTTTGGACCTATTTGAAAAACATCGTTTTGCATTTTGATTTCGGGCCAAGCTTTGCCCAAAAGGATCGTTCGGTTAACGATCTGATCGCCCAGGGTTTCCCGGTCACGCTGACCTATGGTTTCTTTTCTGCAATATTTGTTCTGGCAATTGGCATCCCTCTGGGCGTCGTTGCCGCGCTGCGCCACAATTCCTTTTGGGACTATGTGATGACGGGTCTGGCGATCTTCTCACAAATTTTCCCAAACTTTGTACTCGCGCCAATTATGGTGTTGCTGTTCACCCTGTCCTGGGGCTTGCTGCCCGGCGGTGGCTGGAACGGCGGCCAATGGCCCTATGTAATTATGCCCGCCGTGGCGCTTGGCACCTCTTACATGGCCTCGGTCGCCCGGCTGACCCGCGGCTCGTTGCTGGAAACGCTCAGTGCGCCTTATATCCGCACCGCCCGCGCCAAGGGCCTGCCCGAGCACACCGTTCTGATACGCCACGCGCTCAAACCCGCCCTCTTGCCGGTGATCTCTTATATGGGGCCGGTCTTTGTCTATATGATCACCGGATCCGTCTTTATCGACATATTCTTTTCAACCGGTGGTATCGGGCAAAACTTTATCGATGCGGCCTATACCCGCGATTATGCCGTGATCCTCGGCCTCGCCATTCTCTATTCCGTGCTGACCTTTGTGCTCTTGTTGCTGGTCGACCTGATTTACGCGTGGATTGACCCCAAAGTCCGGAGCGACATGTCATGA
- a CDS encoding oligopeptide/dipeptide ABC transporter ATP-binding protein produces the protein MTMLSVQNLSIRFRTNDGYVHAVNDVSFDIDAAQKLAIVGESGSGKSQIALAILGLQAKNAEISGTINYNGQNLLQLPSAQLNKIRTKDIAIIFQDPMSSLNPYMTIERQLNEVLELHEGLRGKAARSRVLQAMDAVQIPDAKNRLKSYPHEFSGGMRQRIVIAMALLCSPKLILADEPTTALDVTVQAQIMRLLDQIQSDFGTSIMLITHDLGVVAGFCEETLVLYGGRIMERADTKAIFAQPSHPYTRGLMRAVPNIHAPTETLQSIPGQPPNQLSELTGCPFAERCEDAIAACTSTLPQLTASQPMRACLRPIEELT, from the coding sequence ATGACCATGCTTTCCGTTCAAAACCTCAGCATTCGATTTCGCACCAACGATGGCTACGTGCATGCGGTCAATGATGTCAGCTTTGACATTGATGCCGCCCAAAAACTGGCCATCGTCGGCGAAAGCGGCTCTGGCAAATCGCAAATCGCCCTGGCGATCCTTGGCCTGCAGGCCAAAAATGCCGAAATCAGCGGCACCATCAACTACAACGGGCAAAACTTACTGCAATTGCCCAGCGCACAGCTTAACAAAATCCGCACCAAAGACATCGCGATCATTTTTCAGGACCCGATGAGTTCTTTGAACCCTTACATGACCATCGAGCGCCAACTAAACGAGGTGCTTGAGCTGCACGAAGGCCTGCGGGGCAAAGCCGCGCGCAGCCGTGTGTTGCAAGCCATGGATGCGGTTCAAATCCCGGATGCCAAAAACCGGCTCAAAAGCTATCCGCATGAGTTCTCTGGCGGGATGCGCCAACGGATCGTCATTGCAATGGCGCTGCTTTGCAGCCCCAAGCTGATATTGGCAGATGAACCAACAACCGCACTGGACGTCACGGTGCAGGCCCAGATCATGCGGCTTTTGGATCAGATCCAATCTGACTTTGGCACCTCAATTATGTTGATCACCCATGACCTTGGTGTGGTGGCTGGTTTTTGCGAGGAAACTCTGGTGCTCTATGGCGGGCGCATCATGGAACGCGCGGATACCAAAGCAATTTTCGCCCAACCCAGCCATCCCTATACCCGTGGCCTAATGCGGGCGGTGCCCAACATTCACGCCCCAACCGAAACCCTGCAAAGCATTCCGGGTCAGCCGCCAAACCAGCTGTCAGAGCTGACCGGCTGCCCCTTTGCCGAACGCTGCGAGGATGCCATTGCCGCCTGTACCAGCACATTGCCGCAACTCACCGCGAGCCAACCTATGCGGGCCTGTCTTCGCCCAATCGAGGAACTGACATGA
- the purU gene encoding formyltetrahydrofolate deformylase, whose product MTRYVLTVECQSQRGLVAAISGFLAETDCNILDSAQFDDQKTGKFFIRLTFEAPEATTLEVLETQFAPISDKFEMATTFYADGAKMKVLIMVSRFGHCLNDLLYRSRIGALPVEIVGVISNHMDYQKSVVNADIPFHYIKVTKDTKAEAEARQMQVIEETGAELVVLARYMQVLSDEMCTKMSGRIINIHHSFLPSFKGANPYKQAFERGVKLIGATSHYVTADLDEGPIIEQDIVRVTHAQSAADYVSLGRDVESQVLARAIHAHARHRAFINGNKTVVFPASPGSFASERMG is encoded by the coding sequence ATGACCAGATATGTATTGACCGTCGAATGCCAGTCCCAGCGCGGTCTGGTTGCAGCTATTTCCGGCTTTTTGGCCGAGACGGATTGCAATATTTTGGATTCAGCACAGTTTGATGACCAAAAAACCGGTAAATTTTTTATTCGCCTGACGTTTGAGGCCCCAGAGGCCACAACGCTAGAGGTCTTGGAGACCCAATTTGCTCCGATCAGCGACAAGTTCGAGATGGCCACGACCTTTTATGCCGATGGTGCCAAAATGAAGGTTTTGATCATGGTGTCGCGTTTTGGCCATTGTCTGAACGATCTGCTGTATCGGTCGCGGATTGGGGCCTTGCCGGTCGAGATTGTCGGCGTGATTTCCAATCATATGGATTATCAAAAATCGGTGGTGAATGCCGATATCCCGTTTCACTACATTAAGGTGACAAAAGACACCAAAGCAGAGGCCGAAGCGCGGCAGATGCAGGTGATCGAAGAAACCGGGGCAGAACTCGTTGTATTGGCGCGCTATATGCAGGTGTTGTCTGATGAGATGTGCACCAAAATGTCGGGCCGGATCATCAATATTCACCACTCATTCCTGCCATCTTTCAAAGGTGCCAACCCTTACAAGCAAGCCTTTGAGCGGGGCGTGAAATTGATTGGCGCGACCTCACATTATGTGACCGCGGATCTGGATGAAGGCCCTATCATCGAGCAGGATATTGTGCGCGTAACCCATGCGCAATCTGCCGCAGATTATGTGTCTCTGGGCCGGGATGTCGAAAGCCAGGTTCTGGCGCGGGCGATCCACGCTCATGCGCGGCACCGGGCCTTTATCAACGGCAATAAAACCGTTGTGTTTCCTGCAAGCCCCGGCAGCTTTGCCTCTGAGCGTATGGGCTGA
- a CDS encoding oligopeptide/dipeptide ABC transporter ATP-binding protein has translation MTQEMLSVENLAVEFKVNQSKKWPWSDPSVVKAVNGVSFTLEQGKTLGVVGESGCGKSTLVRAISGLVTPQSGRVRVDGQDIDYSSRKAVMALRRKVQMIFQDPVASLNPRMTILEIVAEPFSAFFPEMDRAKRKAKAREMLDRVGIARRNENRYPHEFSGGQCQRIGIARALAASPKILLCDEPVSALDVSIQAQVVNILQELQKDMGLTLVFVAHDLGVVRHISDEILVMYLGGMMERAPAAELVMDPRHPYTKALLSAVPVPDPNQKLTPQILDGDLPSPMALPRGCLFQSRCPMRQDRCAKSRPDFYRAAGREKACFLEDA, from the coding sequence ATGACCCAAGAAATGTTATCCGTCGAAAACCTCGCGGTTGAATTTAAGGTCAATCAATCCAAGAAATGGCCCTGGTCAGACCCCAGTGTTGTCAAGGCCGTCAACGGCGTCAGCTTTACACTAGAGCAAGGTAAAACTTTGGGCGTGGTCGGCGAAAGCGGCTGCGGAAAATCCACTTTGGTGCGCGCCATCAGCGGGCTGGTAACGCCGCAATCCGGCCGGGTTCGGGTGGATGGCCAAGACATTGACTATAGCTCGCGCAAAGCGGTCATGGCGCTGCGCCGCAAAGTGCAAATGATCTTCCAAGATCCGGTTGCTTCGCTGAATCCGCGCATGACCATTCTAGAGATTGTAGCAGAACCCTTTTCAGCGTTCTTTCCAGAGATGGACCGGGCGAAACGCAAAGCCAAAGCGCGTGAAATGCTAGATCGTGTTGGCATCGCGCGGCGCAATGAAAACCGTTATCCGCATGAGTTTTCCGGCGGTCAGTGTCAGCGCATCGGCATTGCTCGGGCCCTAGCTGCGTCACCCAAGATCTTGCTTTGCGACGAACCGGTGTCCGCCCTTGATGTCTCTATTCAGGCCCAGGTGGTGAATATTTTGCAAGAGCTGCAAAAGGATATGGGGCTGACGTTGGTGTTTGTCGCCCATGATTTGGGGGTTGTGCGACACATATCAGACGAAATTCTGGTGATGTATCTGGGGGGCATGATGGAACGCGCGCCCGCCGCAGAGTTGGTCATGGACCCGCGTCATCCTTATACCAAGGCGCTTTTGTCTGCGGTTCCGGTGCCTGACCCAAATCAAAAACTGACACCGCAGATCCTGGACGGGGATCTGCCAAGCCCCATGGCCTTGCCCCGAGGCTGCCTGTTTCAGTCGCGCTGCCCTATGCGACAGGATCGCTGTGCAAAATCCCGACCGGATTTCTATCGCGCAGCAGGGCGCGAAAAGGCCTGTTTCCTAGAAGACGCTTAG
- a CDS encoding S-(hydroxymethyl)glutathione dehydrogenase/class III alcohol dehydrogenase, whose translation MRTRAAVAVEAGKPLEIMDVNLEGPRAGEVLVEIKATGLCHTDEFTRSGDDPEGIFPAILGHEGAGVVIEIGEGVTSLEVGDHVIPLYTPECRECEYCLNPKTNLCQKVRSTQGQGLLPDGSTRFSMLDGTPIHHYMGCSTFANHTVVPEIALAKVRKDAPFDKICYIGCGVTTGIGAVINTAKVEIGSRAIVFGLGGIGLNVIQGLRLAGADQIVGVDLNASKVEMGEKFGMTDFVNPAEVDGDLVAHLVELTKGGADYTFDATGNVNVMRTALEAAHKGWGESIIIGVAPAGAEISTRPFQLVTGRVWRGTAFGGAKGRTDVPKIVDWYMDGKIEIDPMITHKLSLDQINEGFELMHAGKSIRAVVEF comes from the coding sequence ATGAGAACACGTGCTGCTGTTGCGGTTGAAGCGGGCAAACCGTTGGAAATCATGGACGTGAACTTGGAGGGCCCTCGGGCTGGAGAAGTTCTGGTTGAGATCAAGGCCACCGGGCTGTGTCACACGGATGAATTCACCCGCTCTGGGGATGATCCCGAAGGTATTTTTCCGGCCATTTTGGGCCATGAAGGCGCTGGGGTTGTCATCGAGATCGGCGAAGGTGTGACCTCGTTAGAAGTGGGGGACCATGTGATCCCGCTCTACACGCCAGAGTGCCGCGAATGCGAATATTGTTTGAACCCAAAAACCAACCTGTGCCAAAAAGTGCGGTCCACGCAGGGTCAGGGTCTGTTGCCGGATGGGTCCACCCGGTTTTCCATGTTGGATGGCACGCCGATCCATCACTATATGGGCTGTTCTACCTTTGCCAATCACACCGTGGTGCCTGAAATCGCCCTAGCAAAGGTGCGTAAAGACGCGCCGTTTGACAAGATTTGTTATATTGGCTGTGGGGTCACCACCGGCATTGGCGCGGTGATCAACACAGCCAAGGTCGAGATTGGTTCCCGGGCGATTGTCTTTGGTCTGGGGGGCATTGGGTTGAATGTCATTCAGGGTCTGCGTTTGGCAGGGGCGGATCAAATTGTCGGCGTCGATCTGAATGCCTCAAAGGTTGAAATGGGTGAAAAGTTTGGCATGACCGACTTTGTAAACCCAGCCGAAGTTGACGGCGATCTTGTGGCGCATCTGGTAGAGCTGACCAAGGGCGGCGCGGATTATACTTTTGACGCGACTGGCAATGTGAATGTGATGCGGACCGCCCTTGAGGCGGCGCATAAGGGCTGGGGGGAATCGATCATTATTGGCGTTGCACCAGCCGGGGCTGAAATCTCGACCCGTCCGTTTCAATTGGTCACCGGGCGCGTGTGGCGCGGCACGGCCTTTGGCGGCGCAAAGGGCCGCACAGATGTGCCAAAAATTGTCGATTGGTACATGGACGGTAAGATCGAAATTGATCC
- a CDS encoding ABC transporter permease subunit, translating into MNSPEYVQAAAEEMLTSRSFWADARLRFLKNRMAVISVTMLFGLVLFATFGHAFAKWSYEEIDWSLLGKIKESGGPNVENGHYFGVDELGRDLYARVVQGSRVSLLVGFVAAIIAVCVGSTMGAIAGYYGGRTDQIIVAALNITLSIPYIIFFVVWQAFFGRSLMQMILVMVIINWTAGLLIVRGQVQTLKNKEFVDAARMLGMSDAKIIFKHILPNMLWVIVIYMSISIPEMIMYESLVSFLGVGIQEPNTSWGALISEGAKTMTFGTLWQLAYPAAFFVIAQVSLYYIGDGLRDALDPKDRS; encoded by the coding sequence ATGAACAGCCCCGAGTATGTTCAGGCCGCGGCCGAAGAAATGCTCACCAGTCGCTCGTTTTGGGCTGACGCGCGTCTGCGCTTTCTCAAAAACCGCATGGCGGTGATTTCGGTGACCATGCTGTTTGGTCTGGTATTGTTTGCCACCTTTGGCCATGCCTTTGCCAAATGGAGCTATGAAGAAATCGACTGGTCCCTGCTCGGTAAAATCAAAGAAAGCGGCGGGCCGAACGTTGAAAACGGCCACTATTTTGGTGTTGATGAACTGGGGCGTGATCTTTATGCGCGCGTGGTTCAGGGCAGCCGGGTGTCTTTGTTGGTCGGATTTGTCGCGGCCATTATTGCGGTTTGTGTCGGGTCGACGATGGGGGCCATCGCCGGGTATTATGGCGGGCGCACCGATCAGATCATCGTGGCCGCCCTCAACATCACGCTGTCGATCCCCTACATCATCTTCTTTGTGGTCTGGCAGGCGTTTTTTGGCCGGTCTTTGATGCAAATGATCCTGGTGATGGTGATCATCAATTGGACCGCTGGCCTATTGATTGTACGCGGCCAGGTGCAGACCCTTAAGAACAAAGAATTCGTAGATGCGGCGCGCATGTTAGGCATGTCTGACGCCAAGATCATCTTCAAACATATCCTGCCCAATATGCTGTGGGTGATCGTCATCTATATGTCGATCTCTATTCCCGAAATGATCATGTATGAAAGCCTTGTGTCCTTTTTGGGCGTCGGCATTCAGGAACCCAACACAAGCTGGGGCGCGTTGATTTCCGAAGGGGCAAAAACCATGACCTTTGGCACGCTGTGGCAATTGGCTTACCCCGCTGCCTTTTTTGTGATCGCTCAGGTCTCTCTTTACTACATCGGTGACGGCCTTCGGGATGCGCTTGACCCAAAGGACCGCTCATGA